The genomic region TCCTTAATGGTATCTTTAAAAGGGATTCCTGTTTTAATTTCGCTGTCTAAAATCATAATGCCATCATGGCTCTTTCCGATTCCAAGTTCATCTTCAGCGCAAATCATTCCTTCTGACAAGGATCCGCGGAGCTTTGATTTTTTTATTTTAAATGGATCGCCTTCAATAGGATTCAGAACTGTTCCAATGGTAGCCACAGGCACTTTTTGTCCGGCTGCAACATTTGGTGCACCACAAATAATTTGCAAATCAGATTCTTGCCCAATGTCAACTTGACAAATAGTTAGTTTATCAGCTTCGGGATGTTTTTCAACAGATTTTACCAAACCCACTAAAACCGAATCAGCTAATTTATCTTTTTTCAGGTTTTTTTTGACTCCTTCGACCTCTAATCCAGTATCTGTTAATATTTCTGCAATCTCATCTACAGATAAATTAACGTCCAGATATGTATTAAGCCAGTTGTATGATATCAGCATAAATTATTCTAATTAGTGTATCTTTATCCAAGAAAAAAAGACTACAAAGTTAATCCTGTATAAAGAATAATTCAGGGATTGTTCCAATTTAATTTGAACAAACTAAATGGCTTATAATAAGTAATTTAAAGATATTAATATATATTTGCCAAGATTCAATAAACGACCTAATAAACTTAAATTAAAATGACAGAGAAACTCACATCACAGATGTTAATAGAAATGGAGGACAAATTTGGTGCACACAACTACCATCCTCTACCGGTCGTATTGGCCAAAGGTGAAGGTGTTCATGTTTGGGATGTTGAAGGAAAGAAGTATTATGATTTTCTTTCAGCTTACTCAGCCGTAAACCAAGGACATTGTCATCCTGCCATTATCAAGGCACTCATTGATCAGGCTAAAACCTTAACACTCACGTCCAGAGCATTTTACAACAACACGCTTGGTGTTTGGGAAAAATACATGGCAGAATATTTCGGCTATGATAAAATGCTTCCTATGAATACAGGAGCTGAAGCTGATGAAACCGCCATCAAATTATGTCGAAGATGGGGATATGATGTGAAAGGAATTGAAAAAAATAAGGCAAAAATTATTGTCTGCAATGAAAACTTTCATGGAAGAACAATAACCATCATTTCAGCTAGTACCGATCCTGATTCCTATGAAGGATTTGGTCCCTTTACCCCCGGATTTGTAAAAATCCCTTATAACGACTTAAGCGCTTTAGAAGAAGCACTTAAAGATCCGAATGTAGCAGGTTTCTTATTTGAACCCATACAGGGTGAAGCAGGTGTATTTGTGCCTGATGAAGGTTATTTGAAAGGAGCATACGATTTATGTAAAAAGAATAATGTACTTTTAATTGCTGATGAAGTACAAACAGGTATTGCACGTACAGGTAAACTGTTAGCATGCGACCATGAAGGTGTTCGTCCTGATATTGTTATTTTAGGAAAAGCATTATCAGGTGGAGTTATACCAATATCAGCTGTTTTAGCCGATGATGAAATTATGTTAGTCATTAAGCCTGGTGAGCATGGTTCTACTTTTGGCGGCAACCCATTGGCTGCTCAGGTAGCAATGGCAGCATTGAATGTAGTTAAAGATGAAAAACTAGCAGAAAATGCAGAGAGGCTGGGTCAAATATTCAGGAAAGAACTGAGTGAATTTGAAAATGAAACAATAAAACTTGTTCGTGGAAAGGGATTACTCAATGCAATTGTTGTTGATTTGAAAAACGGCAAAACTGCATGGGACTTATGTGTTGCTATGAAAGACAATGGATTATTAGCCAAACCAACTCATGGCGATAAAATACGTTTTGCGCCACCGCTGGTCATAAATGAACAACAGTTGATGGAATGCATTGACATCATCAAGCAAACTGTTAAAGAATTTGAATAATTAATCAGCCCTTCGATTACTCGAGGGGCTTTTTTTTGAATATGTCTAATTTTGAATTAATGAAGAACAGAAGTTTAGTTTCAATTAACGATTATAGCAAAGAAGAACAATTGAGAATTCTGGATGTTGCTAAAGAATTTGAAAAACAACCCAAGCAAAGATTGCTGGATAATTATGTAATCGCCTCTTTATTTTTTGAACCTTCAACCCGAACACGTTTGAGTTTTGAAAGTGCAATCAATATGCTCGGTGGACGAATTATTGGATTTACAGATGCCAGTTCATCCAGTGTGAAAAAAGGGGAATCATTACGAGATACAATAAGAACAGTAAATAATTATTCCGATCTTATTGTCATGCGCCATCCCTTAGATGGTTCGGCCCGATTTGCCAGCGAAGTGGCTGATGTTCCCATTATCAATGCAGGAGATGGTGCAAACCAACACCCGACACAAACCATGTTGGATTTATACACCATTATGCAAACGCAGGATACTTTAGAGAATTTAAAAGTAGGATTTGTTGGTGACTTAAAATATGGACGAACCGTTCATTCACTCACTCAGGCATTGGCCAATTTTAATTGTGAATTTAGTTTTGTTGCACCAAGTTTCCTTCAGATACCTAATCAATACAAAGATTTTTTGAATGAAAAAGGTTTGAAGCATCAAACACTATCAAATATTAATGACATTATACCTGACGTTGATATTTTATACATGACACGTATTCAAAAAGAAAGGTTTTCTGATCCACATGAATACGAAAAGGTGAAAGATTCCTATGAGTTGAAAAAAGCCGATCTGCAACCTGCAAAAGAAAACATGAAGGTACTTCACCCCTTACCCCGAGTAAATGAAATTAACATTGATGTTGATGCAACTGACAAAGCACATTATTTTCAGCAAGCACTCAATGGAGTTTTTGTTCGTCAGGCAATTTTAACAATGATTTTAGGAATCAAATAAACAATTAAGAAAATGAAAGAACTTATCGTTAGTGCTATAGATTCTGGAACGGTAATCGACCATATCCCTGCCAAAAGTGTGATGCAAGTTGTACGCATACTTGGTTTGGAAGATTTTGAAAACACCATTTTAATTGGTACCAATTTCGACAGTAAAAAGCTGGAGAAAAAAGGAATAATCAAGGTTAAAGGCAAATTTTTTAAACCGGAAATAATTAACAAGATAGCTTTGGTAGCTCCCCAGGCAACACTTACTATTATTGAAAATTATGATGTAAAGGATAAAACAGTTGTCGAAGTACCAGAAGATATTATTGGATTGGTAAAATGTGCAAATCCAAAGTGTATCAGCAACCATGAAGAAATAACCACCGAATTCAAAGTAGTAAATAAAACCAACGGACTCAAGTTAAAGTGTCACTTTTGCGAAAAAACTTTTGGTCAGGAGGATATGCGGATAGTTTAAAAACAATGAAAATGGAGTGGGCAAAAAATACAATGCCTGCTCACTCCACCAAACCAACCTCTATCACATACCTAAACCCCAATGTTGAATGTTGTGCTGATGGATCAACAAATTTCTTGGCATAAACGCCAGCCACATTAATCCCATAAATGTTTGAGTATCTTTCATCCATCCAGTTGCAGCCTCTTACCAGTTTGCCATTTCCTGCATTTTGCTTGTTGTAATAGTCAGTTATCAGTCTTATTAATTCTGATTCTTCAGTAGCTTGTGATTCCACGAGTTCAATATACTTTTTGTAGATTGGCAACCAATTATCCTCATAGGACTCCCTCATCCACTCCGAAACATTTCCTCCTAACCAACAAATACCATTTGAACCTGTGTGATTGAGGGAATAATCAGGATAGTTGTCAATATCAGGATGAACCAAGTAAGGATAAAAACTGCCATCAATACTATATGTAGAATATATTGAATTTTCATTAAGAAATAATCTAAGTGAATTGGCCTTTAAATTTTTTGTAGAGAAAACCATAGAAAGGTCGCATCGCCAGCTATCATCTCCTTTTACATGCCATTGACTATAACTATTGCCAACACTCGAATTAGCAGTTTCCCATTGAATATTTGAAGGTAATTTGTAGCTTATTTTTAATGGGATTTCTTTCTCATCTAATTGTTTCTGATGAAAGTGAGTTTTCCAATCAAGAAATGCAAGAACCTGATAATAACTTACTCCAACAACCGGATACTCTGAATATCCGGGGTATACAAAGTACAGATAAGTGATTGGATCGTTATATGAATACGAATAATCTTTCATAAAACAACTATCATCAGGGAATACATTGATGGAAACTATTCCAGCTGATTTTGAATCGAAGAACTGATAAACAAAGACTTTGTTAAAATCGACTGCTTTAACTAATGTTTCATATTTTTTATATTCAGGAATTTCCTTTTCAGAAGCAGAGTCTGGATTATTAAGTATTGTTTGCCTATATAATTCCGCATCTCCATATCTATTGGTCGTTTGTACCCAATTAAGAAACTCATAATACTCACCATTGGTCACTTCATATTTTCTGAAGTAAAAAGGTTGTATATACTGCTTAATTGCCTCATCACTTACATTTCTGACAATTAATTGATGAGTACGTACCTCAATATTCTCTGGTTTACAATACATTCGAAAAGAATTGGGAATTTTGAATAAGGATGGTCTTCCAATATAATAAATCCTTGTCCTTTTCGCCATTCGTTTTTTATAGTCTTCTTTTTCCTTAGTCAGAAGTTCTCCCATGTTAAAATAGACCATATCTTCAAAACCTTTCTTAAATGGCTCTCCACAGTAATAATCTGAACCGAATAAAATTCCATTTGAATCACCGATTTCATATTTTATTTCAGAGCTGTTATCTTTCATAAAAAAGCTATCTGTTTTCAGAATAAAGTTTTTAAGATCAACATTCCCTTCAAAAACAGGAGGATCTGCTGGAAAAACAGTTCTTTCTTTTTTTTGCTTATAATCTGAGGGGAAGTAGTTTGTATGTGCGCCACCAATCAGGTTCTCTTTTTGGAGAACATTAATCTGGTTACTATTCTCAATAAGAGTTTCTTGTTTTATTTCTACAGTTTCTATTGAATTATTTGTTTTTATGCTTTCTGACTCAATTTTACTTGTATCTCTCTCTACGTTAATAATCGGATCAATTGGTTGCATATTATTCCCCATTGGCTGCTGAGGTGTTTTACTGAATAAACTAAACAGTACATAGCTTGCCACAAGGAGCGCAGAAGAAAAGAGCAACAGATTTTGAATACTCCAAAAACCTGTAGTAAAGTTGAATGAGTTTGCCATTCGCTTTATCACTTCTTTCTCTGATGGATGAATTAATCCCTGTGCATAATCTGCACTAAATACATATTGTGCCTGCATGTCCAATGTGTTTAAAATTGTGTTTTCGGAATCAGAGTTTTTCAGGAGAAACCTCCTTCCAAGCTCTTCTATATGGATATGTTGATTGCTACTACTCATTTGATTGATTTGATGCAATTCTGTTTTTCATTTTCTCTTCCAGTTTATTCTTTAGTCGCTGGTAATATATTTTCAACTGGTCTTCTGGCTTATCTACATAGTTGGCAATCTGCTTATAAGGCATTCCCTGACTTCGTAAAAGCAACAATATTCTTTGCCAATCTTCTAATGTGCTTAATTCTTCTTCCAAAATCCTCATTTGCTCTGGAATATCTGCTTCATTATCTTGAGATTGAGTAGGAAGGTTATTCTCCAAAAATTCAACTTCCTGAATTTCTTTTTTGGCCGACTTCAACTGATTTTTCAGCTGATTGATAAAAACCCTATATACAAATGAATTAAATTCTGAGATTGAGTTAAATGTATAAGAAGAATAGCTTTCAATTACTTTGTAAATGGTATTGTAAACCTGATCCCAGGCTTCATCTTCTTTAATTTTCCAAGAATGAATAGCATAATGAGAAAGTTTTCTGCCGTAGTTTTCAAACATCCATTTAACACTTTCCTTGTTTTGTCTGGAAAGTTTCTTGTGGAATGTAAGAATCGTTTTTTTCAAAATTGTTAGCTTATTCTATTAATAACAAAAACAGGTAACAAATGTTTTAAAGAGAATTGATTTCAAGGCATATGCTGGTTTAAGTTCACTTTACAA from Bacteroidota bacterium harbors:
- the rocD gene encoding ornithine--oxo-acid transaminase → MTEKLTSQMLIEMEDKFGAHNYHPLPVVLAKGEGVHVWDVEGKKYYDFLSAYSAVNQGHCHPAIIKALIDQAKTLTLTSRAFYNNTLGVWEKYMAEYFGYDKMLPMNTGAEADETAIKLCRRWGYDVKGIEKNKAKIIVCNENFHGRTITIISASTDPDSYEGFGPFTPGFVKIPYNDLSALEEALKDPNVAGFLFEPIQGEAGVFVPDEGYLKGAYDLCKKNNVLLIADEVQTGIARTGKLLACDHEGVRPDIVILGKALSGGVIPISAVLADDEIMLVIKPGEHGSTFGGNPLAAQVAMAALNVVKDEKLAENAERLGQIFRKELSEFENETIKLVRGKGLLNAIVVDLKNGKTAWDLCVAMKDNGLLAKPTHGDKIRFAPPLVINEQQLMECIDIIKQTVKEFE
- the pyrB gene encoding aspartate carbamoyltransferase translates to MKNRSLVSINDYSKEEQLRILDVAKEFEKQPKQRLLDNYVIASLFFEPSTRTRLSFESAINMLGGRIIGFTDASSSSVKKGESLRDTIRTVNNYSDLIVMRHPLDGSARFASEVADVPIINAGDGANQHPTQTMLDLYTIMQTQDTLENLKVGFVGDLKYGRTVHSLTQALANFNCEFSFVAPSFLQIPNQYKDFLNEKGLKHQTLSNINDIIPDVDILYMTRIQKERFSDPHEYEKVKDSYELKKADLQPAKENMKVLHPLPRVNEINIDVDATDKAHYFQQALNGVFVRQAILTMILGIK
- a CDS encoding aspartate carbamoyltransferase regulatory subunit → MKKMKELIVSAIDSGTVIDHIPAKSVMQVVRILGLEDFENTILIGTNFDSKKLEKKGIIKVKGKFFKPEIINKIALVAPQATLTIIENYDVKDKTVVEVPEDIIGLVKCANPKCISNHEEITTEFKVVNKTNGLKLKCHFCEKTFGQEDMRIV
- a CDS encoding SUMF1/EgtB/PvdO family nonheme iron enzyme encodes the protein MSSSNQHIHIEELGRRFLLKNSDSENTILNTLDMQAQYVFSADYAQGLIHPSEKEVIKRMANSFNFTTGFWSIQNLLLFSSALLVASYVLFSLFSKTPQQPMGNNMQPIDPIINVERDTSKIESESIKTNNSIETVEIKQETLIENSNQINVLQKENLIGGAHTNYFPSDYKQKKERTVFPADPPVFEGNVDLKNFILKTDSFFMKDNSSEIKYEIGDSNGILFGSDYYCGEPFKKGFEDMVYFNMGELLTKEKEDYKKRMAKRTRIYYIGRPSLFKIPNSFRMYCKPENIEVRTHQLIVRNVSDEAIKQYIQPFYFRKYEVTNGEYYEFLNWVQTTNRYGDAELYRQTILNNPDSASEKEIPEYKKYETLVKAVDFNKVFVYQFFDSKSAGIVSINVFPDDSCFMKDYSYSYNDPITYLYFVYPGYSEYPVVGVSYYQVLAFLDWKTHFHQKQLDEKEIPLKISYKLPSNIQWETANSSVGNSYSQWHVKGDDSWRCDLSMVFSTKNLKANSLRLFLNENSIYSTYSIDGSFYPYLVHPDIDNYPDYSLNHTGSNGICWLGGNVSEWMRESYEDNWLPIYKKYIELVESQATEESELIRLITDYYNKQNAGNGKLVRGCNWMDERYSNIYGINVAGVYAKKFVDPSAQHSTLGFRYVIEVGLVE
- a CDS encoding RNA polymerase sigma factor → MKKTILTFHKKLSRQNKESVKWMFENYGRKLSHYAIHSWKIKEDEAWDQVYNTIYKVIESYSSYTFNSISEFNSFVYRVFINQLKNQLKSAKKEIQEVEFLENNLPTQSQDNEADIPEQMRILEEELSTLEDWQRILLLLRSQGMPYKQIANYVDKPEDQLKIYYQRLKNKLEEKMKNRIASNQSNE